A window from Brachyhypopomus gauderio isolate BG-103 chromosome 6, BGAUD_0.2, whole genome shotgun sequence encodes these proteins:
- the stmnd1 gene encoding uncharacterized protein stmnd1, whose protein sequence is MGCGSSKLSVVEPVKPGSVDVNEAAAAREGPRGDSAVSRKTTDSGVGLDPGDATALPVPRILPPLRAQSPGMAHETERPDSSVILEQLLSQGIIPAQPKVGGGGEAYNIMLNDADRPRRRPPPRLESLKTRNGHEVTRKDIEEKMKQVEERRKVREEELRSRLRAKSARPRGAAPDGVDDAGASMGRNHSPAPPTPHLPEPDGEPREGGSGGRAADGRWSDSPELENDSTFQKIEDVDEFF, encoded by the exons ATGGGTTGCGGGAGCTCGAAACTTTCGGTGGTCGAACCCGTGAAACCGGGCAGCGTGGACGTAAATGAG GCTGCAGCAGCgcgtgagggtccgcgcggtgaCTCCGCTGTGTCCAGGAAGACCACAGACAGCGGAGTGGGTCTGGACCCGGGAGACGCCACGGCCTTACCTGTGCCCAGGATACTCCCGCCTTTACGAG CTCAGAGTCCAGGAATGGCCCATGAGACGGAGAGGCCAGACTCCAGCGTGATCCTGGAGCAACTGCTAAGTCAGGGCATCATTCCAGCCCAGCCCAAAGTCGGGGGTGGTGGAGAAGCCTACAACATCATG CTGAATGATGCAGATAGACCAAGAAGGAGGCCGCCACCTCGTCTAGAGTCACTCAAGACTCGTAACGGACACGAGGTCACCAgaaaagacattgaagagaaaatgaaacaagtAGAGGAGAGAAGAAAG GTTCGTGAGGAGGAGCTTCGCAGCCGGCTGAGGGCTAAGAGCGCGCGGCCGCGCGGCGCGGCTCCTGACGGGGTTGACGACGCGGGCGCCTCTATGGGTCGGAACCACAGCCCCGCTCCTCCAACCCCGCACCTCCCGGAGCCAGACGGAGAGCCACGCGAGGGTGGCAGCGGAGGACGGGCAGCAGACGGAAGGTGGAGTGACTCTCCAGAGCTGGAGAATGACTCCACCTTTCAGAAGATTGAAGACGTCGATGAGTTCTTTTAG
- the rbm24a gene encoding RNA-binding protein 24 — protein MHTTQKDTTYTKIFVGGLPYHTTDSSLRKYFEVFGEIEEAVVITDRQTGKSRGYGFVTMADRSAADRACKDPNPIIDGRKANVNLAYLGAKPRVMQSGFTFGIPQIHPAFIQRPYGIPAHYVYPQAFVQPSVVIPHVQPTTASASTSSPYIDYTGAAYAQYASAASAAAAAAYEQYPYAASPAAAGYVATAGYGYAMQQPLATAAPGSAAAAAAAAAFGQYQPQQLQADRMQ, from the exons ATGCATACTACGCAAAAGGACACAACTTACACCAAGATATTTGTCGGAGGTCTTCCGTACCATACCACGGATTCCAGTCTTAGGAAATATTTTGAAGTATTTGGGGAAATTGAGGAGGCTGTCGTGATTACCGATAGACAGACTGGCAAGTCCAGGGGGTACGGTTTT GTGACGATGGCGGACCGCTCTGCCGCAGACAGGGCCTGTAAGGATCCCAACCCCATCATCGATGGTAGGAAGGCAAATGTGAACTTGGCTTACCTGGGAGCCAAGCCCCGGGTCATGCAGTCAG GGTTCACGTTTGGCATACCCCAAATACATCCAGCTTTCATTCAAAGACCTTATGG GATTCCCGCTCACTACGTCTACCCGCAGGCCTTCGTGCAGCCCAGCGTGGTCATCCCCCACGTGCAGCCCACCACGGCCTCGGCCTCCACCTCCTCGCCGTACATCGACTACACGGGTGCGGCGTACGCGCAGTACGCTAGCGCGGCCAGTGCGGCCGCGGCCGCCGCCTACGAGCAGTACCCCTACGCAGCGTCCCCCGCCGCGGCCGGCTACGTAGCCACCGCCGGCTACGGCTACGCCATGCAGCAGCCCCTGGCCACGGCCGCCCCGGGTTCTGCTGCGGCTGCCGCGGCCGCCGCTGCCTTCGGCCAGTACCAACCGCAACAGCTGCAAGCCGACCGGATGCAGTAG